GCAAACGAAGCGGAGGAAGCGCGAGCGGAGGCGGCAGCAGCCCGCAGTCCTTCGAGGAGCTGCAGACCCAGCGAGTGATGGCCAACGTGCGCGAGCGGCAGCGCACGCAGTCGCTGAACGAGGCGTTCGCCTCGCTGCGCAAGATCATCCCCACGCTGCCCTCGGACAAGCTGAGCAAGATCCAGACGCTCAAGCTCGCCGCGCGCTACATCACCTTCCTCTGCCAGGTGCTGCAGAGCGACGAGCTCGACTCCAAGGTGGCCAGCTGCAGCTACGTGGCGCACGAGCGCCTCAGCTACGCCTTCTCCGTGTGGCGCATGGAGGGCGCGTGGTCCTTGTCAACATCGCACTAGCGGCGATCGCGTGGACCCAAGtcgggggaggggggggggggttgaaggGAAGAACATGGTACGCATACCTTAACTTTTCATCTTCACATCTTTCTTCACATCCGATCACATGTTGTTGGAAAATGGTA
This portion of the Pygocentrus nattereri isolate fPygNat1 chromosome 1, fPygNat1.pri, whole genome shotgun sequence genome encodes:
- the twist1a gene encoding twist-related protein 1a; translation: MFDEETTAREESSSPASPVDSLGNSEEETDVRQPKRGGARKRRASARSSGSPAAPGKRGKRSGGSASGGGSSPQSFEELQTQRVMANVRERQRTQSLNEAFASLRKIIPTLPSDKLSKIQTLKLAARYITFLCQVLQSDELDSKVASCSYVAHERLSYAFSVWRMEGAWSLSTSH